One genomic region from Cellulomonas hominis encodes:
- a CDS encoding glycosyltransferase → MTDTTLVPTAGADADPPRRVDRRLVIVVRADPVICGHSGEARNLAEAALDRGFDEVRIVTWPIDRLQAAGLPLKPLDRVLPYRDGVVVERPDPVGDYKVPDGRWVAGLIGRLVELFTDGVPTVALSLYLSPHATAVADAVHVARRTGLPVRVTTVAEAVGSDVTNVVRACVESDRFGAAAHVLASYLEHDVCLAVSEYTRDLIVTEAEAVDAKHGTTFAAQCRERVRISYPAVDVAQYLDRDEAETDAVLAARGLDRDGYVLYLSRLAAAKGVDDLIDGYAASAAPGTHRLVVAGNGPDAARLRAHAAASPVADRILFLDDVSDDEKPHLMAGSAAYVLPSKPRPEFVETFGIALVEQMLAGGGPVITTDTGGIPEAVGDTALIVPVEDPAAIAAALDRALGMDGDERSERADAAREYALQFDRAVVLDKILDAVAEVVPSPAA, encoded by the coding sequence GTGACCGACACGACCCTCGTCCCCACCGCCGGCGCCGACGCCGACCCGCCGCGTCGCGTCGACCGCCGCCTCGTCATCGTCGTCCGGGCCGACCCGGTCATCTGCGGGCACTCCGGCGAGGCCCGGAACCTCGCCGAGGCCGCCCTGGACCGCGGGTTCGACGAGGTCAGGATCGTCACCTGGCCGATCGACCGCCTGCAGGCCGCCGGCCTGCCGCTCAAGCCGCTCGACCGCGTGCTGCCGTACCGGGACGGCGTCGTCGTCGAGCGCCCCGACCCGGTCGGCGACTACAAGGTCCCGGACGGCCGCTGGGTCGCCGGGCTGATCGGCCGCCTGGTCGAGCTGTTCACCGACGGGGTGCCGACCGTGGCGCTGTCGCTGTACCTGAGCCCGCACGCCACGGCCGTCGCGGACGCCGTCCACGTCGCCCGGCGCACCGGGCTGCCGGTGCGGGTCACGACGGTGGCCGAGGCCGTCGGGTCCGACGTCACCAACGTGGTGCGCGCGTGCGTGGAGTCGGACCGGTTCGGCGCGGCCGCCCACGTGCTGGCGTCCTACCTCGAGCACGACGTGTGCCTCGCCGTGTCGGAGTACACCCGCGACCTCATCGTCACCGAGGCCGAGGCGGTCGACGCGAAGCACGGCACGACGTTCGCGGCGCAGTGCCGGGAGCGGGTACGGATCTCCTACCCCGCCGTCGACGTCGCGCAGTACCTGGACCGCGACGAGGCCGAGACCGACGCCGTTCTCGCGGCGCGCGGCCTGGACCGCGACGGCTACGTGCTCTACCTGTCCCGGCTCGCGGCGGCCAAGGGCGTGGACGACCTGATCGACGGGTACGCCGCCTCCGCGGCCCCCGGGACGCACCGGCTCGTCGTCGCCGGGAACGGGCCCGACGCGGCCCGGCTGCGCGCGCACGCCGCCGCGTCGCCGGTGGCGGACCGGATCCTGTTCCTCGACGACGTGTCCGACGACGAGAAGCCGCACCTCATGGCCGGGTCCGCCGCGTACGTGCTGCCGTCCAAGCCGCGGCCCGAGTTCGTCGAGACGTTCGGGATCGCGCTCGTGGAGCAGATGCTCGCGGGCGGCGGACCGGTCATCACGACCGACACCGGCGGCATCCCCGAGGCCGTGGGCGACACGGCGCTGATCGTGCCCGTCGAGGACCCCGCGGCGATCGCGGCGGCGCTCGACCGGGCGCTGGGGATGGACGGCGACGAGCGCTCCGAGCGGGCCGACGCCGCGCGCGAGTACGCCCTGCAGTTCGACCGGGCCGTCGTGCTGGACAAGATCCTCGACGCGGTGGCGGAGGTGGTCCCCAGCCCGGCCGCGTGA
- a CDS encoding TIGR03885 family FMN-dependent LLM class oxidoreductase: MTRVGFHNSHEQVHPSALLAATQHADQAGFDAAMCSDHWAPWSVHQGHSGFAWTWLGSALATTRLPFGVVNAPGQRYHPAVVAQAAATLAAMYPGRFWVALGSGENMNEHITGDPWPPKPERDARLRECVQVIRALLAGEEVTHRGLVTVDRAQLWTLPDVPPRLIGPAVTPETARAHADWADGLVTVNQDLETLRRVVGEYRDAGGRGPVALQVHVSYATDPDEAWRLAREQWAGNAAGPPAAWDLATPEAFDELARTVDDDTLGTAVVVESDPGRLRDRLVELVEVGFDEVYLHQVATDVRPDHGKHDDATPTVTHPPSSLDAFIDLAAEHLLPTLKALDAGTEPA; encoded by the coding sequence ATGACCCGCGTCGGCTTCCACAACTCGCACGAGCAGGTCCACCCCAGCGCCCTCCTCGCCGCGACCCAGCACGCGGACCAGGCCGGCTTCGACGCCGCCATGTGCTCCGACCACTGGGCGCCGTGGAGCGTGCACCAGGGCCACTCCGGCTTCGCCTGGACCTGGCTCGGCTCCGCGCTCGCCACGACGCGCCTGCCCTTCGGGGTCGTGAACGCCCCGGGTCAGCGGTACCACCCGGCGGTGGTCGCCCAGGCGGCGGCCACCCTGGCGGCGATGTATCCCGGGCGGTTCTGGGTCGCGCTCGGATCCGGCGAGAACATGAACGAGCACATCACCGGGGACCCCTGGCCGCCGAAGCCCGAGCGGGACGCGCGGCTGCGCGAGTGCGTGCAGGTGATCCGGGCGCTGCTGGCGGGCGAGGAGGTCACGCACCGCGGGCTGGTCACCGTCGACCGGGCTCAGCTGTGGACGCTGCCCGACGTGCCGCCGCGGCTGATCGGGCCGGCCGTGACCCCGGAGACCGCGCGGGCGCACGCCGACTGGGCCGACGGGCTGGTCACCGTGAACCAGGACCTCGAGACGCTGCGCCGGGTCGTCGGCGAGTACCGGGACGCCGGCGGGCGGGGGCCGGTCGCGCTGCAGGTGCACGTGTCCTACGCGACCGACCCGGACGAGGCGTGGCGGCTGGCCCGCGAGCAGTGGGCCGGGAACGCCGCCGGTCCCCCCGCGGCGTGGGACCTCGCGACGCCCGAAGCGTTCGACGAGCTCGCCCGCACGGTCGACGACGACACCCTGGGGACCGCGGTGGTCGTGGAGTCCGACCCGGGGCGGCTGCGCGACCGCCTGGTCGAGCTCGTGGAGGTCGGCTTCGACGAGGTGTACCTGCACCAGGTCGCCACCGACGTCCGCCCGGACCACGGGAAGCACGACGACGCGACGCCCACGGTGACGCACCCGCCGTCGTCCCTCGACGCGTTCATCGACCTGGCCGCGGAGCACCTGCTGCCCACCCTGAAGGCGCTGGACGCCGGGACGGAGCCGGCATGA